Proteins encoded within one genomic window of Pseudanabaena sp. BC1403:
- the bchM gene encoding magnesium protoporphyrin IX methyltransferase, whose protein sequence is MANKALNNTSAKESPKDKEIVRDYFNSTGFDRWRRIYGEGDVNRVQQDIRTGHQQTVDYVLDWFKNDKNALGQTVCDAGCGTGSLSIPLSAMGAKVYASDISEKMVGEGKSRAADPENPIFEVKDLAALSGEYDTVICLDVLIHYPDRESEAMISHLASLAKSRLILSFAPKNPYYVLMKKVGDMVPGPSKATRAYLHKESDVRQVLKKLGFTIKRKEFTATSFYFSRLFEAVRN, encoded by the coding sequence ATGGCTAATAAAGCACTCAACAATACATCAGCTAAAGAATCCCCCAAAGACAAAGAAATAGTTCGCGATTATTTTAATTCCACAGGCTTCGATCGCTGGCGACGGATTTATGGTGAAGGTGATGTCAACCGAGTGCAGCAAGATATTCGGACTGGGCATCAACAGACCGTCGATTATGTATTGGATTGGTTTAAAAATGACAAAAATGCCCTAGGACAAACCGTCTGTGATGCAGGTTGCGGTACTGGTAGTCTCAGCATTCCCCTCTCGGCAATGGGTGCAAAGGTATATGCCAGTGATATTTCCGAAAAGATGGTAGGTGAAGGCAAGAGCCGAGCTGCCGATCCTGAAAACCCGATCTTTGAAGTCAAGGATTTGGCAGCTTTGTCTGGAGAATATGACACTGTAATTTGTCTGGATGTATTGATCCACTATCCCGATCGCGAATCAGAAGCGATGATCTCCCATCTAGCTTCTCTTGCTAAATCTCGTTTAATCCTCAGCTTTGCCCCTAAAAATCCTTACTATGTATTGATGAAGAAAGTTGGAGATATGGTTCCAGGCCCAAGCAAAGCGACTCGCGCTTATTTGCACAAGGAGTCAGATGTGCGCCAAGTTCTGAAGAAGTTAGGTTTCACGATCAAACGCAAAGAATTTACAGCTACCTCATTTTATTTCTCTCGTCTGTTTGAAGCTGTCCGCAATTAA
- the sppA gene encoding signal peptide peptidase SppA, with product MQLNRIIALVLVAVCFISATFGIQRRQMDEALNLKKVLDRDRLELVSLDGAISGARASSSGAMAVRDRLRELIEEDSVKGVLLSINSPGGTVGASKELYEAVKDLSAKKPVVVSMLDQATSGGYYAASSATKIYANAGTLTGSIGVILSGFNAKELLDRVGIQSQTIKTGPYKDIFSPFRELGDPERALLQELLQSTYQEFITDVSKGRKLDLEVVRKLADGRIYTGQQAKENKLVDALGTLDTAIADLRDLSRKKFKLPEQSELPIRKSPASFERLLDQLLSQTSVSIALPFFDIAGAGNISGAIADQLTSKLTGHNMQAGNYDPPILLMPSWFN from the coding sequence ATGCAACTCAATCGCATCATTGCTCTCGTTTTAGTCGCCGTTTGCTTTATCTCAGCCACATTTGGTATTCAGCGCCGCCAAATGGATGAAGCTTTAAATTTAAAGAAAGTACTCGATCGCGATCGCCTTGAACTAGTCTCCCTAGATGGTGCAATTTCTGGAGCAAGGGCTTCATCATCGGGTGCGATGGCAGTACGAGATCGCTTGCGCGAACTAATCGAAGAAGACTCTGTAAAGGGTGTATTGCTATCAATTAATAGCCCTGGAGGAACCGTCGGCGCAAGCAAGGAACTCTACGAAGCGGTTAAGGACTTGAGCGCGAAAAAACCCGTTGTGGTGAGTATGCTCGATCAGGCGACTAGTGGTGGTTATTATGCAGCAAGTTCAGCAACTAAAATTTATGCCAATGCTGGCACATTGACAGGTAGTATCGGCGTAATTTTGAGTGGGTTTAATGCCAAGGAATTACTAGATCGCGTAGGTATCCAATCCCAAACGATTAAAACTGGCCCCTACAAAGATATTTTTTCGCCATTTCGTGAGCTAGGTGATCCAGAGCGTGCCCTATTGCAAGAACTGTTGCAAAGTACCTATCAAGAATTTATTACCGATGTATCCAAGGGGCGCAAACTAGATTTAGAAGTGGTGCGCAAGCTGGCGGACGGACGCATTTATACGGGACAACAAGCTAAAGAGAATAAACTGGTTGATGCCTTAGGAACTTTGGATACAGCGATCGCAGATTTACGTGATTTATCCAGAAAAAAATTCAAGTTGCCAGAGCAAAGCGAATTACCAATTCGTAAATCTCCTGCTTCCTTTGAAAGACTTTTAGATCAATTGCTCAGTCAAACTAGTGTTAGTATTGCCTTGCCATTTTTTGATATTGCTGGTGCTGGCAATATTTCTGGTGCGATCGCTGATCAGCTAACCTCAAAACTAACAGGTCACAATATGCAAGCAGGAAATTACGATCCACCAATTTTATTAATGCCAAGCTGGTTTAATTAA
- a CDS encoding 2OG-Fe(II) oxygenase produces the protein MKAQHLKSKTISEDTSYQVEHLILQLDNVKHIAESDFWISTDELKILLSLDDNFVERLNKEVSSQIQDYRFSWRNFECILVDRQFGKGFWAIRQKTDVFVNTNNSSLQIPAYLPAIQDPKPSTTRESILLKIPPDPEIIPSPYALIDDFLTPNQLNDLLRYSISKQPEFIPTTNSAADPNYRRSFYLMHFPEFSELMINLVRKITPQIITHLDINNFAIGQIESQMTAHNHGNYYKIHNDNGSPDCATRVLTYVYYYCREPKPFTGGELVIYDSKIENGHYVAADSRKVIQPTNNTIVFFPSGCMHEVLPVSCPTEYFADSRFTINGWVRHI, from the coding sequence ATGAAAGCCCAGCATCTGAAATCCAAAACAATTTCTGAAGATACTAGTTATCAAGTCGAGCACTTAATTCTTCAGCTTGACAATGTAAAACATATTGCTGAGTCAGATTTTTGGATTTCAACCGATGAGCTTAAGATTTTACTAAGTCTTGATGATAACTTCGTTGAAAGACTGAATAAAGAAGTATCATCTCAAATTCAAGACTATAGGTTTTCTTGGCGAAACTTTGAATGTATTTTAGTTGATCGTCAATTTGGAAAAGGCTTTTGGGCTATTAGGCAAAAAACAGATGTATTCGTAAATACTAATAATAGTTCTCTTCAAATACCAGCTTATCTTCCTGCTATTCAAGACCCCAAACCATCCACAACTAGAGAGTCAATCCTCTTAAAGATTCCGCCAGATCCTGAAATCATTCCATCTCCCTATGCACTAATTGATGATTTTCTTACGCCAAATCAACTAAACGATTTATTGCGATATAGCATTAGTAAACAACCTGAGTTTATCCCCACCACTAACTCAGCTGCTGACCCCAACTATCGGCGCTCATTTTATCTGATGCACTTCCCTGAGTTCTCAGAACTTATGATTAATCTAGTAAGAAAAATTACACCTCAAATCATCACTCACTTAGATATAAATAACTTTGCGATTGGGCAAATTGAGTCGCAAATGACTGCCCATAATCACGGCAATTATTACAAAATTCATAATGATAACGGCAGTCCAGACTGTGCAACAAGAGTACTTACCTATGTGTATTACTACTGTCGCGAGCCTAAACCTTTCACTGGTGGCGAGTTAGTAATCTATGACAGTAAAATCGAAAATGGCCATTACGTTGCTGCAGACTCCCGCAAAGTGATTCAGCCCACTAATAACACGATTGTCTTTTTCCCAAGCGGATGTATGCATGAAGTATTACCTGTGAGTTGCCCAACGGAATATTTTGCTGATAGTCGCTTCACGATTAATGGTTGGGTGAGGCATATCTAA